In one window of Gossypium hirsutum isolate 1008001.06 chromosome A01, Gossypium_hirsutum_v2.1, whole genome shotgun sequence DNA:
- the LOC107916963 gene encoding myb-related protein 308, whose protein sequence is MRKPCCDKRDTNKGTWSKQEDEKLLNYIRKNGEAGCWRTLPRAAGLLRGGKSCRLRWINYLRPDVKIGNFGEDEDDLIIKLHTLLGNRWSLIAGRLPGRTDNEVKNYWNSHLRRKLINMGIDPNKHSLTRHNRPHHNSNTNTSASATLISSASKLPKSHKCIAPPNNKPWRDNDQVSDAASCLLEDEDDDNLPCSTTQYQLPDLNLELTISVSAPNSTAKLEQHDHQIQEPNHKQCSNISSDLHFSSTPTLLLFH, encoded by the exons ATGAGGAAGCCTTGTTGCGATAAGCGAGACACCAATAAAGGGACATGGTCCAAGCAAGAAGACGAGAAGCTCCTAAATTACATTCGAAAAAACGGTGAAGCTGGTTGCTGGCGCACTCTTCCTCGGGCTGCTG GGCTCCTTCGAGGTGGTAAAAGTTGTAGGCTGAGATGGATAAACTATCTAAGGCCTGATGTTAAAATAGGAAACTTTGGTGAAGATGAAGACGACCTTATTATCAAGCTTCATACACTTTTAGGCAATCG GTGGTCGTTGATTGCTGGAAGATTGCCTGGACGTACCGACAATGAAGTGAAGAATTATTGGAACTCACATTTACGAAGGAAGCTCATAAACATGGGCATCGATCCAAATAAGCATAGCTTGACCCGCCACAACCGCCCACATCATAATTCCAATACTAACACAAGTGCAAGTGCAACATTAATATCATCTGCTTCAAAACTCCCAAAGTCCCATAAATGCATTGCACCGCCCAACAACAAACCCTGGCGCGACAACGATCAAGTTTCCGATGCCGCAAGTTGCTTGTTggaagatgaagatgatgataatcTGCCATGCAGTACTACTCAATATCAGCTGCCTGATCTGAACCTAGAGTTGACTATCAGTGTTTCAGCTCCTAATTCCACGGCTAAACTTGAACAACATGATCATCAGATTCAGGAACCAAACCACAAACAATGCTCCAACATATCAAGTGACCTACACTTCTCCTCAACTCccactcttcttctttttcactaG